The Porites lutea chromosome 7, jaPorLute2.1, whole genome shotgun sequence genome includes the window CAAAGCTCATTTTTAAGTGCCCGGTATGCCAAACAGAAGCGACGGTACCGGAGGAAGATCTTAAACCATCGACGAAAATGCCGGACTCGCCGTCAAATTTTCACCTGAGTAGAATCCTAGATCTTTACAAGGCAAAGACCTTGAAGGAAGCAGATGGGGTATGCGACAACTGCAAAGACACAACAAAATTGGAAGCGTTTTGTTTCGACTGCGATGAGTACCTTTGCCCGCCTTGCACTAGTGCGCACGCTCAAATGAACGTGAAAAAGAAGCACCGCGAAGTCAAACTTAATGAATTTGAAAGCAGCCACTACGAAGCGTTATACAAGCGTCCCATCTACTGCCAACAtgaaagaaaagacttggaaagCATAGAGTTCTATTGCCCGGAATGTGATGTCTACATGTGTGGCCTCTGTAACATTATTGACGAGGAATATCACGCAACACAAGACATTCAAGATGTGGCAGACAGAAGTAAAGTCGCGATGGAGGAAAAAGCGACTATTGTACGCGGAAAAGCTCGGGAGATTCAGACGGGCATCGAAAACACCGAAAATCGCATCGCGGAAATCGATAGGTGCATCGATTTGCTGAAAAACGAAGTGGATGAGAAAGTCGCATATCTCGTAGGAATCCTCACGAAGCATGGCGATGAGATGTCAAAGATGTTAGAAGAAATCCGCAacgaaaagaaaggaaaaattctgACACAGAAGAGCAGGCTAGAGTCTCTTTCAGCCCAGACGAATAGTTCACTTGAATTTGTGGATTCTCTAATCGGTAGGGAATTTGCTCCCGAAATTATGGTTCTAAGAGATCGCGTGATCTCTCGGCTGGAAAGTTTGGGTGATATGATCATTGACACGCGACCAGTAGAGAATTCAGCCGTAGAGTACATTCCGAATCCTTCGCTGGTGAACACCCTTGAGACGATGTCGCTTGGTCAGATCGTTGTCAGCAGTACTGACCCGTTGTCGTGCTTCGCAGACGGCGAAGGACTCAGAAAAGCCTTTGTGGGAGAAGATACGTCTTTCGCGGTGACAACTCGAGATATGAATGGTGACGTGTGTTATAGCAGTGCAGATCACGTCACGGTAGAAGCAAAATCTAACAACAACTGCGGAGAAGTAATCACGGCTGACGTTAAAAGCTCCGAAGATGGACACTACGACGTGACGTACGTTGCCAAAGCGGTTGGTACTTACGGCTTGGAAGTAAAAGTTGGTGGCCAGCACATCCAGGAAAGTCCTTTTGAACTGGTCATCAAACCACCTGTCATGCTTCCTTTCAAATCTTTCGAGTCCATGACAGGAGCAAACGGTCTCTTCACCCAACCCAACGGCATTGCCATCAGCAGTATCGGAGACATTGCGGTCTCGGACACTCAAAAACACTGCGTCCATTTGTTGAATTCAAGCGGGATGAGCAAAATGGACTTTGGAGGAGAAGAGCTGAACTATCCCGTTGGCGTTGCCTTTGACGTCACTGAGAAAAACGTCATAGTCGCCGATAGGGACAACCATCGCATTTTGGTTTATAACGCGAAAACAGGCAAGCTGGTTCGAAAGATCGGCCGTCGGGGCAGCGGCGAAGGTCAGTTCGACGGACCCTCCGGAATCTGCGTAGATGGCGAAGGTCGCATCATTGTCGCCGACTGGAACAACCATAGAATCCAAGTCTTCTCGCCCGAGGGAATTTTCTTGTTTAAGTTTGGAGACACGATTAAAAGCAAGCTGAAAAAGCCTAGGGCCGTTACTTTCTGCAACGTAAGGAAGCGCTTTGTGGTCTCCGACACTGGAAATAATGTCTTAAAAGTTTTCGGCCCCAAGGGAAACTTTCTGCAAACCATTGGAGCACCGGGCGCCAAGAAAGGAGAACTGTATAGTCCACGAGGAGTTATTGTGGACAAGTTGGACAGAATTGTAGTTTGCGATTTTGACAATCATCGCGTGCAGTTCTTTAGATTCGATGGAACTTGCCTGAATTCGTTCGGTGCTAAAGGAAAGTCGCTGGGACAGTTTAATCACCCAATGGGTGTCGCTTTATTAAAGGATAATCAAATTGTTATCAGTGACTGGGGAAACGATCGTATTCAAGTATTCTCCATGGGCAACCAAACAAGGGTATCACTATTCACTGAACACAAGAATTCTACATTGTAGAATGAATTTACTCCAGACAATTTAAGTTTTGTTCACTTTATAACTGAACAGTCACTCATCTTTTACTTGTCCCTGCAGAAACTCGAATATCTTCGTCAGTTCAACTgacttgatttgtaaaataGTTCATTAGAAGGTTGCCATTTAGCTGTTAAAAAAACTTTCAGAATACAGAGAAACAAATCATTTGTTTCTTCGCTTAGTCACAGCAGTGCCTGATGCACAAGTGCACAGCGAACCGTACAAATGTGGTATAGTTTAATAGATTAACTGTTTTTATAAATTGTCTTCAATTTTACGTCCCAAAATTCATGGTTTTATAAAGATTTTTGTCTAATCGGTTTTTCTTACTTTGATTTTAAGAGTTGAATTGAATACGGAATATTTACCAAATACGGTGCGAAACTGATATATACTTTCAAAGTGAATTCCGGCAATGAAGTATTTatagtttaaaaagaaagatagGTTTTTTATAGATTTACACAGAATTAGATTCATTTGGTAGTTAGATCATTTTATGTGATGAAACTTTGGAGAAGCACTCCTGTTTGTGAAGTATTCTATgtgttttgtgaaaaaatttcaataGCAAACTGAATTGTAGTAATCAATGCAGTAAAATGAAGTCTATATTAATTTTGTAAGCTGAATAATTAAATCCAATATCTCAATCTACTAAGCAGTGTTCTCAGTGGCGTAACGTGAGGTTTTGAAGGTGAACGCACGGAAAGAAAGCCCTGGGGGGTACTCTCTTATACAAGTCATATTGGTATTTGcagccccaaaggg containing:
- the LOC140942860 gene encoding E3 ubiquitin-protein ligase TRIM45-like, coding for MTEKSRSLRRNDVVQNILNKLDATVICTQCRDVFKDPKLSVCLHSFCGNCLEQLWNHQSSKLIFKCPVCQTEATVPEEDLKPSTKMPDSPSNFHLSRILDLYKAKTLKEADGVCDNCKDTTKLEAFCFDCDEYLCPPCTSAHAQMNVKKKHREVKLNEFESSHYEALYKRPIYCQHERKDLESIEFYCPECDVYMCGLCNIIDEEYHATQDIQDVADRSKVAMEEKATIVRGKAREIQTGIENTENRIAEIDRCIDLLKNEVDEKVAYLVGILTKHGDEMSKMLEEIRNEKKGKILTQKSRLESLSAQTNSSLEFVDSLIGREFAPEIMVLRDRVISRLESLGDMIIDTRPVENSAVEYIPNPSLVNTLETMSLGQIVVSSTDPLSCFADGEGLRKAFVGEDTSFAVTTRDMNGDVCYSSADHVTVEAKSNNNCGEVITADVKSSEDGHYDVTYVAKAVGTYGLEVKVGGQHIQESPFELVIKPPVMLPFKSFESMTGANGLFTQPNGIAISSIGDIAVSDTQKHCVHLLNSSGMSKMDFGGEELNYPVGVAFDVTEKNVIVADRDNHRILVYNAKTGKLVRKIGRRGSGEGQFDGPSGICVDGEGRIIVADWNNHRIQVFSPEGIFLFKFGDTIKSKLKKPRAVTFCNVRKRFVVSDTGNNVLKVFGPKGNFLQTIGAPGAKKGELYSPRGVIVDKLDRIVVCDFDNHRVQFFRFDGTCLNSFGAKGKSLGQFNHPMGVALLKDNQIVISDWGNDRIQVFSMGNQTRVSLFTEHKNSTL